A genomic window from Candidatus Denitrolinea symbiosum includes:
- a CDS encoding RNA polymerase sigma-24 family, whose translation MNEPALILDAQRGDLDSFNTLVLHYQDMVFNAALRILGDEDAAADASQEAFISAFRSVNSYRGGSFKAWLLRIVTNACYDELRRQKRRPTTPLEPETEDGEEMDSPRWLADPNLGPEQQMDADELEHAIQHCLDALPTEFRAVVVMADVEGLDYAEVAAAVRAPLGTVKSRIARARLRLRDCLQSFAELLPAAFRLNTNEASA comes from the coding sequence ATGAACGAACCCGCCCTCATCCTCGACGCCCAACGCGGCGACCTCGATTCCTTCAACACCCTCGTCCTCCACTACCAGGACATGGTCTTCAACGCGGCCCTCCGCATCCTCGGCGACGAAGACGCGGCCGCGGACGCTTCGCAGGAAGCCTTTATCTCCGCCTTCCGCTCGGTCAACTCCTATCGCGGCGGGTCGTTCAAAGCCTGGCTGCTGCGCATCGTGACGAACGCCTGCTACGACGAACTCCGCCGCCAGAAACGCCGTCCGACCACGCCCCTCGAACCCGAAACCGAAGACGGCGAAGAGATGGATTCCCCGCGCTGGCTGGCCGACCCCAACCTGGGTCCCGAACAGCAAATGGACGCCGACGAACTGGAACACGCCATCCAACACTGCCTCGACGCCCTCCCGACCGAATTCCGCGCCGTCGTCGTCATGGCCGACGTCGAAGGCCTCGACTACGCCGAAGTCGCCGCGGCCGTCCGCGCGCCGCTCGGCACCGTCAAGAGCCGCATCGCCCGCGCCCGCCTGCGCCTGCGCGACTGCCTGCAATCCTTCGCGGAACTTTTACCCGCCGCGTTCCGTCTCAATACTAACGAGGCAAGCGCATGA
- a CDS encoding ADP-ribose pyrophosphatase YjhB, NUDIX family → MALTQVNFCPQCGNPLVTEQRFGKPHRVCASCGWIYFADPKVAAAVLVEQEGRVLLVRRVNEPFRGLWTLPAGFVDAEEDPARAAARECLEETGLVVRVTRTLEVVAGREHPRGADFVIVYAAEVESGVLHAADDADKAGWFEMSDLPPLAFLATKRILKQE, encoded by the coding sequence ATGGCTCTCACCCAGGTCAACTTCTGCCCGCAATGCGGGAATCCGCTCGTCACTGAACAGCGCTTCGGCAAGCCCCATCGCGTCTGCGCTTCGTGCGGATGGATCTACTTCGCCGACCCGAAAGTGGCCGCGGCTGTGCTGGTCGAACAGGAGGGACGCGTCCTCCTCGTCCGCCGCGTGAACGAACCCTTCCGCGGCTTATGGACCCTGCCCGCGGGCTTCGTGGACGCGGAGGAAGACCCCGCGCGGGCAGCCGCTCGGGAATGTCTGGAGGAGACCGGCCTCGTCGTCCGCGTGACGCGGACGCTGGAGGTGGTCGCGGGCCGCGAGCATCCGCGCGGCGCCGACTTCGTCATCGTCTACGCCGCGGAAGTCGAGTCGGGCGTCCTCCACGCCGCGGACGACGCGGACAAGGCCGGGTGGTTTGAAATGTCCGACCTGCCGCCGCTGGCTTTCCTGGCGACGAAAAGGATTCTCAAACAGGAGTGA
- a CDS encoding phosphoribosyltransferase, whose product MFPNSRRELISWEDVDRLIDHLIPQFRREFTAMVMITRGGIVPGGLLAQAMDITHVLTAAVNFPAQIVSEQAKLMAWPEFLQFPADDLLRGRPILIVDDVWGSGRTMAAVKNRVSAAGGFPETCVLHFNPYRNLFGGARPDYYAAVTDAFIIYPWEIQRGGDEVLLGG is encoded by the coding sequence ATGTTCCCCAATTCCCGCCGTGAACTCATCAGCTGGGAGGATGTGGATCGTCTCATTGACCATCTCATCCCGCAGTTCCGCCGCGAATTCACCGCGATGGTGATGATCACGCGCGGCGGCATCGTCCCCGGCGGGCTGCTCGCGCAGGCCATGGACATCACGCATGTGTTGACGGCGGCGGTCAATTTCCCCGCGCAGATCGTCAGCGAGCAGGCCAAATTGATGGCCTGGCCGGAGTTCCTGCAATTCCCCGCAGACGACCTGCTGCGCGGCCGCCCGATCCTGATCGTGGACGACGTCTGGGGTTCGGGGCGGACGATGGCCGCGGTGAAGAACCGCGTCTCGGCCGCGGGCGGATTCCCCGAAACGTGCGTCCTGCACTTCAACCCGTATCGGAATCTCTTCGGCGGGGCGCGTCCCGATTACTACGCCGCCGTCACCGACGCGTTCATCATCTATCCCTGGGAGATCCAGCGCGGCGGCGACGAAGTATTGCTGGGCGGATAA
- a CDS encoding ATP-dependent Clp protease, ATP-binding protein produces the protein MMRFDRFTERAQEAAQRAAEIIQRYGHNQIDTEHILLALIEQPGGAIPQILEKLNVNPEALVERLDATLRASPKANIFGGGAGQIFITPRVKRIIDLANEEANRLKDEYISTEHIFLAILTERNTPAARILESAGLTRDRVYEAIQSLRGGQRVTDPQAETRYRALDKYSRDLTQLAREGKLDPVIGRDTEILRLIQILSRRTKNNPVLIGEAGVGKTAIVEGLARKIASNDVPEILSGKRVVALDLGAMIAGSRFRGEFEERLKAVIEEVQRARGEIIMMIDELHTVVGAGAAQGAMDASNMLKPALARGELQCIGATTLDEYHKHIEKDAALERRFAPIYVEEPSVDDTIKMLQGLRDRYEAHHKVHFSDEALEAAARLADRYVTDRHLPDKAIDLMDEAAAKLRVALYSLPPDLKAMKNEIDRLHAEEEQAGISRDYEQAAQKKSERLRIEEEFNKQRDQWESEHKLDEVVDVDDIAAVVHQWTGIPVTQMLETESQKLLQMEERLHERIIGQNDAIHAISDAIRRARSGLKDPSRPIGSFIFIGPSGVGKTELAKALAGFMFDDEDSLVRIDMSEYREQHTVSRLFGAPPGYIGYEEGGQLTEAVRRRPYRVLLFDEIEKAHPEVWNALLQILDDGRMTDGQGNVVDFRNTVIIMTSNLGTEYVRKGGTLGFVGKTETDEDREAKDKIEKALKGAFRPEFLNRIDEIIMFSPLSLEEMERIVDLQLKEIQERLGEHNIAVHLTEAARVWLAKEGYDPAFGARPLRRALQKHVESPLSMKLLGGEFSSGASVLVDVDKAKNALTFTAGEAVAPKRKKKEAVAA, from the coding sequence ATGATGCGATTTGACCGATTTACCGAACGAGCGCAGGAGGCCGCCCAACGCGCGGCCGAGATCATCCAGCGCTACGGTCACAACCAGATTGATACCGAACACATCCTGCTGGCGCTGATCGAACAGCCCGGCGGGGCAATTCCCCAAATTCTCGAAAAACTGAACGTCAACCCCGAGGCGCTGGTCGAGCGGCTGGACGCCACCCTGCGCGCCAGTCCCAAGGCCAACATCTTCGGCGGCGGCGCGGGACAGATCTTCATCACCCCGCGCGTCAAGCGGATCATCGATCTCGCCAACGAGGAAGCCAACCGTCTCAAGGACGAGTACATCTCCACCGAGCATATCTTCCTCGCCATTTTGACGGAGCGCAACACCCCCGCGGCGCGCATCCTCGAATCGGCGGGACTGACCCGCGACCGCGTCTACGAGGCGATCCAGAGTCTGCGCGGCGGACAGCGCGTCACCGACCCGCAGGCCGAGACGCGCTACCGCGCCCTCGACAAGTACTCGCGCGACCTGACCCAACTGGCCCGCGAGGGCAAACTTGATCCCGTCATCGGGCGCGACACCGAAATCCTGCGCCTCATCCAAATCCTTTCGCGGCGCACGAAGAACAACCCGGTGCTGATCGGCGAGGCGGGCGTCGGAAAGACCGCCATCGTGGAAGGTCTCGCCCGGAAGATCGCCAGCAACGACGTGCCGGAGATACTTTCGGGCAAACGCGTGGTGGCCCTCGACCTCGGCGCGATGATCGCCGGTTCGCGCTTTCGCGGCGAATTCGAGGAACGGCTCAAAGCCGTGATCGAGGAAGTCCAGCGGGCGCGCGGCGAGATCATCATGATGATCGACGAACTGCACACCGTCGTCGGCGCGGGCGCGGCCCAGGGCGCGATGGACGCGTCCAACATGCTCAAACCCGCCCTCGCCCGCGGCGAGTTGCAGTGCATCGGCGCGACGACGCTCGACGAGTATCACAAGCACATCGAGAAAGACGCCGCGCTCGAACGCCGCTTCGCTCCCATTTACGTGGAAGAGCCGAGCGTGGACGACACCATCAAGATGCTGCAAGGACTGCGCGACCGCTACGAGGCGCATCACAAAGTCCACTTCTCGGACGAGGCCCTCGAAGCCGCCGCCCGTCTCGCGGACCGCTACGTCACCGACCGTCACCTGCCCGACAAAGCCATTGACCTGATGGACGAGGCCGCCGCCAAACTGCGCGTGGCGCTCTATTCGCTTCCGCCCGACTTGAAGGCGATGAAAAACGAGATAGACCGCCTGCACGCGGAGGAGGAACAGGCCGGCATCTCGCGCGACTACGAACAGGCCGCGCAGAAGAAGTCTGAGCGGCTGCGCATCGAAGAGGAATTCAACAAGCAGCGCGACCAATGGGAATCGGAACACAAACTCGACGAGGTGGTGGACGTGGACGACATCGCCGCCGTCGTCCATCAGTGGACGGGAATCCCCGTCACGCAGATGCTGGAGACCGAGTCGCAGAAACTTCTGCAGATGGAAGAGCGCCTGCACGAGCGCATCATCGGACAGAACGACGCCATCCACGCCATCTCCGACGCCATCCGCCGCGCCCGCTCGGGGCTGAAAGACCCATCCCGGCCGATCGGCTCGTTCATCTTCATTGGCCCGTCCGGCGTCGGGAAGACCGAACTGGCGAAGGCCCTGGCTGGGTTCATGTTCGACGACGAGGATTCGCTCGTCCGCATTGACATGTCGGAATATCGCGAACAGCACACCGTCTCGCGGCTGTTCGGCGCGCCGCCCGGATATATCGGCTACGAGGAGGGCGGACAATTGACGGAGGCCGTCCGCCGCCGCCCGTACCGCGTGCTGCTCTTCGACGAGATCGAGAAGGCGCATCCCGAAGTCTGGAACGCGTTGCTGCAAATCCTGGACGACGGGCGCATGACCGACGGCCAGGGCAACGTGGTAGACTTCCGCAACACGGTCATCATTATGACCTCGAACCTCGGCACGGAGTACGTCCGCAAGGGCGGGACGCTCGGCTTCGTGGGCAAGACCGAGACCGACGAAGACCGCGAGGCCAAAGACAAGATCGAGAAGGCGCTCAAGGGCGCGTTCCGTCCCGAATTCCTCAACCGCATTGACGAGATCATCATGTTCTCGCCGCTCTCGCTCGAGGAAATGGAGCGGATCGTGGACCTGCAATTGAAGGAGATCCAGGAACGCCTGGGCGAACACAACATCGCCGTGCATCTCACCGAGGCGGCCCGCGTCTGGCTGGCGAAGGAGGGCTACGATCCCGCGTTTGGGGCGCGTCCGCTGCGCCGCGCCCTGCAAAAGCACGTCGAGAGTCCGCTTTCGATGAAACTGCTGGGCGGCGAATTCTCCAGCGGCGCATCCGTGCTGGTAGACGTGGACAAGGCGAAGAACGCGCTGACGTTCACGGCAGGCGAGGCCGTCGCGCCGAAACGCAAGAAGAAAGAGGCGGTCGCCGCGTAA
- a CDS encoding major facilitator superfamily (MSF) transporter has product MIDFTRQARKTAFVLFIAQSFASAGFIAAAAINPILGEKLASDRSLATVPTAAYLLSGAFSASAWGYLMDRFGRRNALVSGLLLGILGNVLVLFAIETASFLLMLLGLTLMGATNSAMQLSRFAAAEVTVPEHRGRAISLVVFGGVIGTILARLSAAPMGTFVVTLGMDELSGAYFATLILFALAAILIFAALRPDPRDVGRELAKRYPSSAPEGQLRPLAEIFRQPAALTAAVAMTLGQVVMIAVMVITSLHMEDHHHARSSIYSVISAHTFGMYAPSIFSGWLLDKIGRPKMIVIGAATLLLACVAAPLSPNILPLGFALFLLGVGWNFCFVGGSTLLSDQLSPLERSRTQGMNDFFVGLASAVISLTSGFLFDATSYTVIAIVAGALSLIPLAMTLRWMRDGVQADATL; this is encoded by the coding sequence ATGATTGATTTCACGCGCCAGGCGCGCAAGACCGCCTTCGTCCTTTTCATCGCGCAAAGTTTCGCCTCCGCAGGATTCATCGCGGCCGCGGCCATCAATCCCATCCTCGGCGAGAAACTGGCCTCCGACCGTTCGCTGGCGACCGTCCCGACTGCGGCTTACCTGTTGAGCGGCGCGTTCTCGGCCTCGGCCTGGGGCTATCTGATGGACCGTTTTGGCCGCCGCAACGCCCTCGTGTCGGGATTGCTCCTCGGCATCCTCGGCAACGTGCTGGTACTGTTCGCCATCGAGACCGCATCGTTCCTGCTGATGCTCCTCGGTTTAACGTTGATGGGCGCGACCAACTCGGCCATGCAGTTGTCGCGTTTCGCGGCCGCCGAAGTGACCGTCCCTGAGCATCGCGGCCGCGCCATTTCGCTGGTGGTGTTCGGAGGCGTCATCGGGACGATCCTGGCGCGTCTCTCCGCCGCGCCGATGGGAACTTTCGTCGTCACCCTCGGCATGGACGAACTTTCGGGCGCGTATTTCGCCACGTTGATCCTGTTCGCGCTGGCAGCCATTCTCATCTTCGCCGCGCTGCGTCCCGACCCGCGCGACGTGGGCCGCGAACTCGCGAAGCGCTACCCCTCCTCCGCGCCCGAGGGACAGTTGCGTCCGCTCGCGGAAATTTTCCGCCAGCCCGCGGCGCTCACGGCAGCCGTCGCGATGACGCTGGGGCAGGTGGTGATGATCGCGGTCATGGTGATCACGTCCCTGCACATGGAAGACCATCACCACGCGCGCAGCAGCATCTACTCTGTCATCTCGGCGCACACATTTGGGATGTACGCCCCGTCCATTTTCTCGGGCTGGCTGTTGGACAAAATCGGCCGTCCCAAAATGATCGTCATCGGCGCCGCGACCCTCCTGCTGGCCTGCGTCGCCGCGCCGCTCTCGCCGAACATCCTCCCGCTGGGGTTCGCGCTCTTCCTGCTCGGCGTCGGCTGGAATTTTTGCTTCGTGGGCGGCTCTACCCTGCTCTCGGACCAGCTTTCCCCGCTCGAACGGTCGCGCACACAGGGGATGAACGACTTCTTCGTCGGACTGGCTTCCGCGGTCATCAGCCTCACCAGCGGCTTCCTTTTCGACGCGACCAGCTACACGGTCATCGCAATTGTGGCGGGCGCGCTCTCATTAATCCCGCTGGCAATGACGTTGAGATGGATGCGAGACGGCGTCCAGGCGGACGCGACCCTTTAA
- a CDS encoding cupin → MATAPKSQVLTLADLAAYQEGSVVSRQIVKADAGNVTLFAFDADQELSEHTAPYDALVHILDGEAEVRLADVPHALSAGDAIVMPANIPHALRAVKQFKMLLTMIRQ, encoded by the coding sequence ATGGCTACAGCCCCAAAATCCCAAGTCCTTACACTCGCCGACCTGGCCGCGTACCAGGAAGGCTCGGTCGTCAGCCGCCAGATCGTCAAAGCGGACGCCGGCAACGTGACGCTCTTCGCCTTCGACGCCGACCAGGAACTGAGCGAACACACCGCGCCCTACGACGCCCTCGTCCACATCCTGGACGGGGAGGCGGAGGTGCGTCTCGCGGACGTTCCCCACGCCCTGTCCGCGGGCGACGCCATCGTCATGCCCGCGAATATCCCCCACGCGCTGCGCGCTGTGAAGCAGTTCAAAATGCTGCTGACGATGATCAGGCAATAA
- a CDS encoding AmmeMemoRadiSam system protein B: MTLTDIRPSPIAGTWYEGDPVRLARAVDAYLDAARLPALDGEIVAVIAPHAGHRYSGPVAGYAFAPLRGRTFERVAVVSPFHNFDVHPLLVAAHSAYSTPLGEIAVDKESLLELDVVLKSELGFGLTPIARDREHSLEIELPFLQRALTGGFSLVPVMIRGQEPAVARGLGLALAQVLKDKNALLVASTDLSHFYDQQTANRLDAEMLKRFESFQPEKIFEAERTGKGFACGHAAVAAVLHAARELGADKVQVLHHATSGDVTGDFSQVVGYGAAVVLKPATQSPQL; the protein is encoded by the coding sequence ATGACCCTCACCGACATTCGCCCCTCGCCGATTGCCGGGACCTGGTACGAAGGCGACCCGGTCCGACTCGCCCGCGCGGTGGACGCGTACCTCGACGCGGCGCGCCTCCCCGCGCTGGATGGAGAGATCGTCGCCGTCATCGCGCCGCACGCCGGGCATCGTTACAGCGGACCGGTCGCGGGCTACGCCTTCGCCCCGCTGCGCGGCCGGACCTTCGAGCGCGTGGCCGTCGTCTCGCCTTTTCACAACTTCGACGTTCATCCGCTCCTCGTCGCCGCGCACTCCGCGTATTCCACCCCGCTGGGCGAGATCGCTGTGGACAAAGAGTCCCTGCTCGAATTGGACGTGGTCCTGAAATCTGAACTGGGATTCGGCCTGACGCCCATCGCCCGCGACCGCGAACACTCCCTCGAAATCGAACTGCCCTTCCTCCAGCGCGCGTTGACCGGCGGCTTCAGCCTCGTCCCGGTGATGATCCGCGGCCAGGAACCCGCCGTCGCCCGCGGGCTTGGACTCGCGCTCGCGCAGGTACTTAAAGACAAAAACGCCCTGCTCGTCGCCAGCACGGACCTGTCCCATTTTTACGACCAGCAGACGGCGAACCGTCTCGACGCGGAAATGCTCAAGCGCTTTGAATCCTTCCAGCCCGAGAAAATCTTCGAGGCGGAACGCACGGGCAAAGGCTTCGCCTGCGGACACGCCGCCGTCGCAGCCGTACTGCACGCGGCCCGCGAACTCGGCGCGGACAAGGTACAGGTTCTTCATCACGCCACCTCCGGCGATGTGACCGGGGACTTCAGCCAGGTGGTGGGCTACGGCGCGGCAGTGGTTTTAAAGCCTGCAACCCAATCTCCCCAGTTATAA
- a CDS encoding regulatory subunit of cAMP-dependent protein kinases, with protein sequence MRILHSYKAQRLSALRANEYFDTMPDSLLEQIAGHMQLREYERAEVILWEGDPCDGLHVLVTGSAKIYRVSPQGRQYIVRILQEEDTFAEVPTFDGGVNPANVEALETCSVWVIDRGVLRGLILSYPLFAQKALENFGRMVRGMVRQVSEMAFYQVTHRLARLISELTTDDVTGISYLTQEQMAARLGTVREVVARSLRELERSGAIQVENRRIRIVDQKAFSQWMN encoded by the coding sequence ATGCGCATCCTTCACTCTTACAAAGCGCAGCGGCTGAGCGCGCTGCGGGCAAACGAATATTTCGACACCATGCCTGACTCTTTGCTGGAACAGATCGCCGGGCACATGCAACTGCGCGAGTATGAGCGCGCGGAAGTGATTCTCTGGGAGGGCGATCCGTGCGACGGATTGCATGTGCTGGTGACGGGAAGCGCCAAGATCTACCGCGTCTCCCCGCAGGGACGGCAGTACATCGTCCGCATCCTCCAGGAGGAGGATACTTTCGCCGAAGTGCCGACCTTCGACGGCGGGGTCAATCCCGCCAACGTGGAAGCGCTGGAGACCTGCTCGGTCTGGGTCATCGACCGCGGCGTCCTGCGCGGGCTCATCCTTTCGTATCCGCTGTTCGCGCAGAAAGCGCTGGAAAATTTCGGCAGGATGGTGCGCGGTATGGTGCGGCAGGTGAGCGAGATGGCCTTCTATCAGGTGACGCACCGCCTGGCGCGGCTTATCAGCGAATTGACGACGGACGACGTGACGGGGATTTCGTACCTGACGCAGGAGCAGATGGCCGCCCGCCTCGGCACTGTCCGCGAGGTGGTGGCGCGGTCGCTTCGGGAGTTGGAGCGGAGCGGCGCCATCCAGGTGGAGAATCGCCGCATCCGCATCGTAGACCAAAAAGCGTTCAGCCAGTGGATGAATTAA
- a CDS encoding primosomal protein N' produces MFARLAVNLPAVSGMFDYAIPDELAGQVGVGCLVTAPFGNQTVQGVVMELTDAPSVAETRPLESLLDPVPVLTTPQIELAKWMSAHYLQPLAAVVGMMLPAGLSQQADVLYQLVEGRPETEDRPPSPVHDQVADRLIKLLHERGPLRGRQIDRHLTKVDWRKSADWLVKRGVLRRQSILPPPRVRPKFVRVAQLAVTPAEAEAAMPSLGAKQTLARRQAALRFLVRAVDAVNVSWVYAESGCNLADLEILEERGLIRLFESEIFRDPLERVEKRTENRGLESSEVTLTQEQEAALEEITAALTALRSPLSNNFLLHGVTGSGKTEIYIRAAQETIKREKQVIVLVPEIALTPQIVRRFLARFPGQVGLVHSKLSEGERYDTWRRAREGKLKIVIGPRSALFAPLPNIGLIVADECHDASYYQSEPPFYHAVTSAQEYARLCGAVFVMGSATPTIEQRFNSTPLQLPPFSSKMGGDGEGGLSRLLSLPQRVADSQLPPVSIVDMRAELKSGNRGIFSRALSEALAETLSRGEQAILFLNRRGTATYVFCRDCGTTLKCPNCDTPLTYHTDLRDARRPSPDTLLCHRCGYTRNMPKKCAVCGSAQIRQYGLGSEKVESETQAMFPQARTLRWDWETTRQKDAHEIILTHFANHQADVLIGTQMLAKGLDLPLVTLVGIVLADVGLNLPDPFASERTFQLLTQVAGRAGRSARGGQAILQTFAPDHYVIQSAARHDVDGFQKLEAEYRRQLGYPPFGRAARLEFRHRDAARAESEAKRVLQILAGKIEAERRTQTVASAVPCFFAKMDGWYRWQVLLRGPDPVSLLRGLRLDEWRVETEPISLL; encoded by the coding sequence ATGTTCGCGCGTCTCGCCGTCAACCTGCCCGCCGTGAGCGGGATGTTCGATTACGCCATCCCCGATGAACTCGCGGGCCAGGTCGGGGTCGGATGCCTGGTCACCGCGCCGTTTGGGAATCAGACCGTGCAGGGCGTGGTGATGGAATTGACGGACGCGCCCTCCGTCGCGGAGACGCGTCCGCTCGAGTCCCTGCTCGACCCCGTCCCCGTGTTGACTACCCCGCAGATCGAACTTGCAAAGTGGATGTCCGCGCATTACCTGCAACCGCTCGCCGCCGTCGTTGGAATGATGCTGCCAGCGGGACTGAGCCAGCAGGCGGACGTGCTTTACCAACTTGTGGAGGGAAGACCGGAGACGGAAGACCGTCCCCCGTCCCCCGTCCACGATCAGGTCGCGGACCGTCTCATCAAACTGCTCCACGAGCGCGGCCCCCTGCGCGGGAGGCAGATAGACCGTCACCTCACGAAAGTGGACTGGCGCAAGTCGGCCGACTGGCTGGTCAAACGCGGCGTCCTGCGCAGGCAATCCATCCTGCCGCCGCCGCGCGTCCGCCCGAAGTTCGTCCGCGTGGCGCAGTTGGCGGTCACGCCCGCCGAGGCGGAGGCGGCCATGCCCAGCCTCGGCGCGAAGCAGACGTTGGCGCGTCGTCAGGCCGCGCTGCGCTTTCTCGTCCGCGCGGTGGACGCGGTGAACGTCTCGTGGGTCTACGCCGAGAGCGGATGCAATCTTGCCGACCTGGAGATCCTCGAAGAGCGCGGGTTGATCCGCCTGTTCGAGTCGGAGATTTTTCGTGATCCGTTGGAGAGAGTGGAAAAGAGAACAGAGAACAGAGGACTGGAGAGCAGCGAAGTGACTCTGACGCAGGAGCAGGAAGCCGCGCTGGAAGAAATTACCGCCGCATTGACTGCTCTCCGCTCTCCGCTCTCTAACAACTTTCTTCTCCACGGCGTCACCGGTTCCGGCAAGACCGAAATCTACATCCGCGCTGCGCAGGAAACCATCAAGCGCGAAAAACAGGTCATCGTCCTCGTGCCGGAGATCGCGCTGACCCCGCAGATCGTCCGCCGGTTTCTGGCGCGCTTCCCCGGGCAGGTGGGACTGGTCCACTCGAAACTTTCGGAGGGCGAGCGCTACGACACCTGGCGGCGCGCCCGCGAGGGCAAACTTAAGATCGTCATCGGGCCGCGTTCGGCGTTGTTCGCGCCGCTTCCGAACATCGGCCTCATCGTCGCGGACGAGTGTCACGACGCCTCGTACTATCAATCCGAGCCGCCGTTCTATCATGCTGTGACCAGCGCGCAGGAATACGCGCGTCTATGCGGCGCGGTCTTCGTGATGGGATCGGCCACGCCGACAATCGAGCAGCGGTTTAATTCGACCCCCCTCCAACTCCCCCCATTTTCTTCAAAAATGGGGGGAGACGGAGAGGGGGGACTATCCCGCCTCCTCTCCCTCCCGCAGCGCGTCGCCGATTCGCAACTGCCTCCCGTCTCCATCGTGGACATGCGCGCGGAATTGAAGTCGGGCAACCGCGGCATCTTCAGCCGCGCCCTGTCCGAAGCCCTGGCGGAGACTCTCTCGCGCGGCGAGCAGGCCATCCTGTTCCTCAACCGCCGCGGCACGGCCACTTACGTTTTTTGTCGGGATTGCGGGACGACGCTGAAATGTCCCAATTGCGACACGCCGCTCACCTATCACACAGACCTGCGCGACGCCCGTCGCCCGTCACCCGACACTCTCCTCTGTCACCGCTGCGGTTACACGCGCAACATGCCGAAGAAGTGCGCCGTCTGCGGGAGCGCGCAGATCCGCCAATATGGACTCGGCAGCGAAAAAGTGGAGAGCGAAACGCAGGCCATGTTCCCGCAGGCGCGGACTCTCCGCTGGGATTGGGAGACGACGCGCCAGAAGGACGCGCACGAGATCATTCTGACGCACTTCGCGAATCACCAGGCCGATGTGTTGATCGGGACTCAAATGCTGGCGAAGGGACTCGACCTGCCGCTGGTGACTCTCGTCGGCATCGTCCTCGCGGACGTGGGACTCAACCTCCCCGATCCCTTCGCCTCCGAACGCACCTTCCAACTGCTGACCCAGGTGGCGGGCCGCGCGGGACGTTCGGCGCGCGGCGGGCAGGCGATCCTGCAAACGTTCGCGCCCGATCATTACGTGATCCAGTCCGCGGCGCGGCACGACGTGGACGGGTTCCAGAAACTCGAGGCGGAGTACCGCCGTCAGTTGGGCTACCCGCCGTTCGGACGCGCGGCGCGGCTGGAGTTCCGTCACCGCGACGCGGCGAGGGCGGAGTCCGAGGCGAAGCGCGTCCTGCAAATCCTCGCGGGGAAGATCGAAGCGGAGCGCCGCACGCAAACCGTCGCCTCGGCTGTTCCGTGTTTCTTCGCGAAGATGGACGGGTGGTATCGCTGGCAGGTCCTCCTGCGCGGGCCGGATCCCGTCTCGTTGCTGCGCGGCCTGCGCCTGGATGAATGGCGGGTTGAAACGGAACCGATTAGTTTGTTATAA